From Weissella diestrammenae, a single genomic window includes:
- the truB gene encoding tRNA pseudouridine(55) synthase TruB, which translates to MDGILAVHKPSGMTSHDVVFKLRKILQMKKIGHAGTLDPSVDGVLPIALGKATKAIEFLQATGKTYVGEVTLGFATETEDLDGAEVARQAIIKPFTRQQIEAKMAELTGNITQIPPMYSAVKVNGRRLYHYARAGETVDRPERQAIIYRFELLDEPRYDAINQLQKFKFVAEVSKGTYIRTLAVDLGMKLGVPAVMSQLTRTVAGGFSLANAHTLEEIKARAAEGLGDWLRPIDEALGDLPRYELTQAQWQWVRDGKGLPAEAIPFTAPRIVYTYSGEVKSIVDWHADKQLYRPYRTFTIFD; encoded by the coding sequence ATGGACGGGATTTTAGCAGTTCACAAACCGAGTGGTATGACATCACATGATGTGGTATTTAAATTACGCAAAATATTGCAAATGAAAAAAATTGGGCATGCCGGAACGCTGGATCCTTCTGTTGATGGTGTCTTACCAATTGCATTGGGTAAAGCAACAAAGGCAATTGAGTTTTTACAAGCGACTGGTAAAACGTATGTTGGTGAGGTAACGTTAGGCTTTGCGACTGAGACCGAGGATCTTGATGGTGCAGAGGTGGCCAGACAAGCGATTATCAAGCCGTTTACGCGACAGCAAATTGAAGCCAAAATGGCAGAATTAACTGGTAATATTACCCAAATTCCACCAATGTATTCAGCAGTGAAGGTTAATGGTCGACGATTATATCACTATGCACGAGCCGGAGAAACTGTTGACCGACCAGAGCGTCAAGCGATAATTTACCGCTTTGAATTATTAGATGAGCCACGATACGATGCAATTAATCAACTACAAAAATTTAAATTTGTCGCAGAAGTATCGAAGGGAACTTATATCCGAACATTAGCGGTTGATTTAGGGATGAAACTTGGTGTTCCAGCAGTGATGAGTCAGTTGACTCGGACCGTAGCTGGTGGGTTTTCATTAGCAAATGCGCATACTTTAGAAGAAATCAAAGCACGCGCTGCGGAAGGATTAGGTGACTGGTTACGACCAATTGATGAAGCTTTAGGTGATTTACCAAGGTATGAATTGACGCAGGCACAATGGCAATGGGTACGCGACGGTAAGGGCTTGCCTGCGGAAGCAATTCCATTTACGGCACCACGGATTGTATATACGTATTCCGGTGAAGTTAAATCCATTGTTGATTGGCACGCGGATAAGCAACTGTACCGACCATACCGAACTTTTACAATTTTTGACTGA
- a CDS encoding tRNA (cytidine(34)-2'-O)-methyltransferase gives MTNHIVLFEPLMPANTGNIARTATGTNTKLHLIEPLGFQLDDKHLKRAGLDYWDTVDLTIHPNLEQFLSTLIATDELFLISKFAPRSYHEANYQAQDHDYYFIFGKETTGLPEDFMQKYAQQALRIPQNDHHIRALNLSNTAAIVIYEVLRQQSFPGLELTHTYVDDKLK, from the coding sequence ATGACGAATCATATTGTATTATTTGAACCATTAATGCCTGCAAATACCGGTAATATTGCACGGACCGCAACAGGAACCAATACAAAGTTGCATTTAATTGAGCCTTTAGGATTTCAATTGGACGATAAGCATTTAAAGCGTGCAGGCTTAGATTATTGGGATACAGTTGATTTAACAATTCACCCCAACTTAGAACAGTTTTTGTCAACTTTGATAGCTACTGATGAGTTGTTTTTGATTTCAAAGTTTGCCCCGAGAAGTTATCATGAAGCAAATTATCAAGCGCAAGACCATGATTATTATTTTATCTTTGGTAAAGAAACAACAGGTTTACCAGAGGATTTCATGCAAAAGTATGCGCAACAGGCTTTGCGGATACCGCAAAATGATCACCATATTCGAGCATTGAATTTATCGAATACAGCTGCAATTGTTATTTATGAAGTCTTACGGCAACAATCATTTCCAGGGCTTGAATTAACGCATACTTATGTGGATGATAAATTAAAGTGA
- a CDS encoding VOC family protein, whose product MTLKTHHISLLTSDVAQNELFYTSVLGLRFIKNSINQANPKMRHIYYGDFMGTPGTVVTFFPIEHLKDRVDGKMFFSGIHFSIPTGTSSFWQQRLIEHGFPVTVDGLGRLHTADPDQIPLRLQEVPGTLFDWHINYFSDISADSQITGVVGAELHVPDVEATGQFFEALLDLPVKGNVVSLDGVQAIELYETRKQAPESRFGRGSTDHYALAVESGADLLKYWDRAKTLGFKREVLIDRGYFRSVYFIEPGGNRVELATTNPGFTLDESLFDLGTTLALPPRFEAQREKIMAYFAERGVKFDEFKPYTGTGHLEADGKVRAIHDEQGNTRND is encoded by the coding sequence ATGACTTTAAAAACGCACCATATTTCATTATTGACATCAGATGTGGCCCAAAATGAGCTGTTTTATACGTCAGTCTTAGGTTTGAGGTTTATTAAAAATTCGATTAATCAAGCTAACCCCAAAATGCGCCACATTTATTATGGTGATTTTATGGGGACGCCAGGAACGGTCGTCACTTTTTTCCCAATTGAGCATTTAAAAGACCGTGTGGATGGTAAAATGTTTTTCTCGGGCATTCACTTTTCCATTCCAACAGGCACGAGTTCATTTTGGCAACAAAGGTTGATTGAGCATGGTTTTCCGGTGACCGTCGATGGACTGGGCCGTTTGCATACGGCTGATCCGGATCAAATTCCCTTAAGGTTACAAGAAGTACCGGGGACATTGTTTGATTGGCATATTAATTATTTCTCAGATATTTCAGCTGATTCACAAATTACGGGTGTCGTTGGGGCAGAATTGCATGTACCGGATGTGGAAGCGACGGGTCAATTTTTTGAAGCTTTACTGGATTTACCGGTGAAGGGCAATGTTGTCTCACTTGATGGTGTTCAGGCGATTGAATTGTATGAAACAAGAAAACAGGCGCCAGAATCCCGATTTGGTCGAGGATCAACGGATCATTATGCATTAGCTGTTGAATCAGGTGCAGATTTATTAAAGTATTGGGACCGAGCTAAAACGTTAGGGTTTAAGCGTGAGGTGTTAATTGACCGTGGGTATTTCCGGTCGGTTTATTTTATTGAACCAGGTGGTAATCGGGTTGAATTAGCAACAACGAACCCTGGCTTTACCTTAGACGAATCATTATTTGATTTAGGAACAACGCTAGCGCTACCACCTCGATTTGAAGCACAACGCGAAAAAATTATGGCTTATTTTGCAGAACGAGGGGTTAAATTCGATGAATTTAAGCCGTATACAGGTACTGGACACCTTGAGGCCGACGGTAAAGTACGCGCCATTCATGATGAACAAGGAAATACTCGGAACGATTAA
- a CDS encoding HoxN/HupN/NixA family nickel/cobalt transporter: MKWDGLRYGGFIVLLLVAGILLLGSSASMHPEMIGMAILSFTFGLRHAFDIDHIAAIDNMTRKMLNDGKNTRGVGFNFSFGHSLVVILMTVATVLFVSWAKNTMPVLQAIGGQIGTVVAAVMLIGLSIMNSFILATIWQNFQWLRQHPGEKQPETQTKIYQLFERLLNLIQYNWQVMLVGFLFGLGFDTATQIAVLSTSATATGAGVAWYGALAFPLLFTAGMCLMDTLDGFFMSGAYSWIFSSAYRKVYFNLIITSISILAAGFIGLVDLIQAVKSIFNWRNPLTDWASHLDFNTMGFVLVFIFGLTWGTALLIWHVFGLSQHETQRGTNII, translated from the coding sequence ATGAAATGGGACGGGTTACGCTATGGTGGATTTATTGTTTTGTTATTAGTCGCTGGGATACTACTGCTTGGATCAAGTGCCAGTATGCATCCGGAAATGATTGGGATGGCAATTTTATCATTTACTTTTGGCCTGCGACATGCGTTTGACATTGATCACATTGCTGCGATTGACAATATGACACGAAAAATGCTCAACGATGGGAAAAACACACGTGGTGTGGGGTTTAATTTTTCGTTTGGTCATTCTTTAGTTGTGATTTTAATGACGGTTGCTACAGTTCTATTTGTTTCTTGGGCAAAAAATACAATGCCAGTTTTACAAGCAATTGGTGGTCAAATTGGGACCGTTGTTGCCGCAGTGATGTTAATTGGACTATCTATCATGAATAGCTTTATTTTAGCAACCATTTGGCAAAATTTTCAGTGGTTACGACAGCACCCGGGCGAAAAGCAACCAGAAACACAAACTAAAATTTATCAATTATTTGAACGACTACTTAATTTGATTCAGTATAACTGGCAAGTGATGCTGGTCGGTTTCTTATTTGGGTTGGGCTTTGATACTGCAACTCAGATTGCTGTTTTGAGCACTTCTGCTACGGCCACTGGCGCTGGTGTTGCGTGGTATGGTGCACTGGCGTTCCCACTGCTATTTACTGCGGGGATGTGCCTGATGGATACGCTTGATGGTTTTTTCATGAGTGGGGCATATAGTTGGATCTTTTCTTCGGCGTATCGAAAAGTATATTTCAATTTAATTATTACTAGCATTTCAATTCTAGCAGCCGGGTTTATTGGTCTTGTTGATCTCATTCAAGCTGTTAAGAGCATTTTCAATTGGCGAAATCCATTAACTGATTGGGCAAGTCATTTAGACTTTAATACAATGGGCTTTGTCTTGGTATTCATTTTTGGTCTGACATGGGGCACTGCGTTATTAATTTGGCATGTCTTTGGTCTTTCACAGCATGAAACACAGAGAGGTACGAATATCATTTGA
- the recO gene encoding DNA repair protein RecO — translation MVDKREITFDGIVMYQREHKERDLLVKILTRNSGKKMFFIKNGKSKSNRIAAELQPLTQATYEGILNQSGLSFVDDVKAVHFYRSLVNDIEKNAYATYILGLIDSAFVDNQPITLWFDRVQQGLEKIADEFDAQGIANYFEIALLPAFGLSITWQHCVVCGRSDLPMDFSEKMQGTICQNHFGVDANRMQVDSRAILVLSKLAQISLSQLGSLELKETTKKEMARVLDRIYDEQVGVHLKSKTFIQQLGAWQSRLRDR, via the coding sequence ATGGTTGATAAACGTGAGATAACATTTGATGGCATTGTCATGTATCAACGAGAACATAAAGAACGTGATTTACTGGTGAAAATTTTAACCCGTAATTCGGGGAAAAAAATGTTTTTCATAAAAAATGGTAAATCAAAAAGTAATCGGATTGCTGCGGAATTACAACCACTGACGCAAGCAACGTATGAAGGAATATTAAATCAGTCGGGACTTAGTTTTGTTGATGACGTAAAAGCCGTTCATTTTTATCGTTCTTTAGTGAATGATATTGAAAAAAATGCTTATGCTACTTATATTTTAGGTTTAATTGATTCGGCTTTTGTCGATAATCAACCGATTACCCTTTGGTTTGACCGTGTGCAACAGGGATTAGAAAAGATAGCAGACGAGTTTGATGCACAAGGTATTGCTAATTATTTTGAAATCGCCTTATTACCAGCGTTTGGTTTGTCAATCACTTGGCAACATTGCGTTGTTTGTGGCCGTTCGGATTTACCGATGGATTTTTCTGAAAAGATGCAAGGTACGATTTGTCAGAATCACTTTGGTGTTGATGCTAATCGCATGCAAGTTGACTCACGCGCAATTCTGGTGCTCTCAAAATTAGCGCAGATTTCATTATCACAATTAGGTTCATTAGAGTTAAAAGAAACAACCAAAAAAGAAATGGCACGTGTGTTAGATCGGATTTATGATGAACAGGTCGGTGTGCATTTAAAAAGTAAAACGTTTATTCAACAATTGGGTGCCTGGCAAAGTCGATTACGTGATCGCTAG
- the era gene encoding GTPase Era: MSAEDFKSGFIALVGRPNVGKSTLLNQMIGEKIAIMSPKAQTTRNKIQGIYTTDEGQIVFLDTPGIHKPQNSLGDYMVKTAMSAIREADMVWFLVNADQPRGGGDDFIINRLKDTKTPVYLIINKIDLVNPSDLLAIIADYQAQMGFAEIFPISALKGDGVSELLTFGMDQMAAGPQYYPADQITDHPERFIMAELIREKVLQLTRQEVPHSVAVVIDKIERQTEGHLHVQATIVVERPTQKNIVIGKQGAMIKEIGIRARRDIERLLGDKIFLETWVKVEDRWRDKPQALQSYGYKEDAEI, encoded by the coding sequence ATGAGCGCAGAAGATTTCAAATCCGGTTTTATTGCCTTAGTGGGACGTCCTAATGTGGGAAAGTCAACACTGCTCAATCAAATGATTGGGGAAAAGATTGCCATTATGTCACCCAAAGCGCAAACGACGCGAAATAAAATTCAAGGTATTTATACAACCGATGAAGGACAAATTGTTTTTCTAGATACACCGGGGATTCATAAACCACAAAATTCCCTAGGTGATTATATGGTTAAAACGGCCATGTCAGCGATTCGAGAAGCAGACATGGTTTGGTTCCTAGTAAATGCTGATCAACCTCGAGGCGGTGGTGATGATTTTATTATTAACCGACTCAAAGATACAAAAACCCCGGTATACCTAATTATTAATAAGATTGACTTGGTTAATCCAAGTGATTTACTAGCTATAATCGCTGATTATCAAGCACAAATGGGTTTTGCTGAAATTTTCCCGATTTCTGCATTAAAAGGCGATGGTGTGTCAGAATTGTTGACATTTGGTATGGACCAAATGGCGGCTGGTCCCCAATATTATCCGGCCGATCAAATCACAGATCACCCAGAACGTTTTATTATGGCTGAATTAATTCGTGAAAAGGTCTTGCAATTAACACGACAAGAAGTCCCTCATTCAGTGGCAGTCGTGATTGACAAGATTGAACGACAAACGGAAGGACACTTACATGTTCAAGCAACGATTGTTGTTGAACGGCCGACACAAAAAAATATTGTGATTGGTAAACAAGGTGCTATGATCAAAGAGATTGGTATCCGTGCCCGGCGAGATATCGAACGCTTACTAGGTGATAAAATCTTTTTGGAGACCTGGGTTAAGGTTGAAGATCGTTGGCGGGATAAACCACAAGCATTACAATCCTATGGTTATAAAGAGGATGCAGAGATTTAA
- a CDS encoding diacylglycerol kinase family protein: MGMDLHDKKGPQPIKPEQQMQVEKNSHFLQSFGHAIEGIGQLLVRERNMRFHIFAALVIIYVGLSLHVNRQDWLWLAMAIFAVVMSEFVNTMIETMVDLIVGETYHPLAKTAKDVAAGAVVFAVLFAIAVGGIVFWPYLWPLIKQMFTV; this comes from the coding sequence ATGGGTATGGACTTACACGATAAGAAAGGCCCACAACCAATTAAACCAGAACAGCAAATGCAGGTAGAGAAAAATTCGCATTTTTTACAATCCTTTGGTCATGCGATTGAAGGTATCGGCCAATTATTGGTTCGTGAACGTAATATGCGTTTCCATATCTTTGCTGCGCTGGTTATTATATACGTTGGGCTTTCATTACATGTTAACCGACAGGATTGGTTATGGTTGGCGATGGCAATTTTTGCAGTCGTCATGTCTGAATTTGTTAACACCATGATTGAAACCATGGTTGATTTGATTGTCGGTGAGACGTATCATCCATTGGCTAAGACAGCAAAAGATGTTGCAGCAGGGGCGGTTGTTTTTGCTGTACTGTTTGCTATTGCGGTTGGTGGCATCGTTTTTTGGCCTTATCTTTGGCCCTTGATTAAACAAATGTTTACCGTGTGA
- the ybeY gene encoding rRNA maturation RNase YbeY: protein MDLAIYDQTQKGVSTEHIELVTSVLNYAGDFLKLPETTEMSVTFVNNDEIQRINREYRHLDKATDVISFALEDEDDDLPIVFDDEMAADLAKNIGDIFVSVDKVQEQADFLEHSFERELGFLVVHGFLHLNNYDHMRGEAEEKEMFGLQREILDGYGLTR from the coding sequence ATGGATTTGGCGATTTATGACCAAACACAAAAAGGCGTTTCAACTGAACATATTGAGTTGGTGACGTCAGTATTAAATTATGCAGGTGATTTTTTAAAGCTGCCTGAAACGACCGAAATGTCGGTGACGTTTGTTAATAATGATGAGATTCAAAGAATCAATCGTGAGTATCGGCATTTAGACAAAGCAACGGACGTGATTTCATTCGCACTTGAAGATGAAGATGATGATTTACCAATCGTTTTTGACGATGAGATGGCTGCTGATTTGGCGAAGAATATTGGTGATATTTTTGTTTCAGTTGATAAAGTGCAAGAACAAGCAGACTTTTTGGAACATTCATTTGAACGTGAACTTGGCTTTTTAGTTGTTCATGGTTTCTTACATTTGAATAATTATGATCATATGCGTGGCGAAGCGGAAGAAAAAGAAATGTTTGGTTTGCAACGGGAGATTTTGGATGGGTATGGACTTACACGATAA
- a CDS encoding PhoH family protein, with product MATIEKDYKFENAEQEIGLLGVQDANLALIEESLSVSAVTIGDQVKLSGEEDNVLAAVQIIDELAQLIKKGIKISAADIVSAIKMNERGTLEYFSDLYSDTLIRDNKGRAVRVKNFGQRRYVQAIAHQDVTFGIGPAGTGKTYLAVVMAVAALKRGEVSRIIVTRPAVEAGESLGFLPGDLREKVDPYLRPIYDALYQIIGKEHTERLLERGTIEIAPLAYMRGRTLDQAFIILDEAQNTTPQQMKMFLTRLGFGSKMIVNGDISQIDLPRQVTSGLLMAQKILSDVNHIEFIQFEASDVVRHPVVGAIINAYDQFDQQQNRRQQNVVKDSEGE from the coding sequence TTGGCAACGATTGAGAAAGATTATAAGTTTGAAAATGCTGAACAAGAAATTGGTTTATTAGGTGTCCAAGATGCTAATTTAGCTTTGATTGAAGAAAGTTTGTCAGTATCTGCTGTGACAATTGGTGACCAAGTGAAGTTATCAGGTGAAGAAGATAATGTTTTGGCCGCTGTTCAGATTATTGATGAACTCGCGCAGTTAATTAAAAAGGGAATTAAAATTTCTGCCGCTGACATTGTCAGTGCCATTAAAATGAATGAGCGTGGGACTTTAGAATATTTTTCTGATTTATACAGTGATACATTAATTCGTGATAATAAAGGACGTGCAGTCAGGGTTAAAAATTTTGGGCAACGCCGGTATGTTCAAGCCATTGCCCATCAAGACGTCACTTTTGGGATTGGCCCTGCAGGAACAGGAAAAACTTACCTTGCTGTTGTGATGGCAGTTGCAGCGCTTAAGCGTGGTGAAGTCAGCCGCATTATTGTGACACGACCAGCGGTTGAAGCTGGCGAAAGCCTAGGCTTTTTGCCAGGTGATTTACGCGAGAAAGTTGACCCATATTTGCGACCTATTTATGATGCGTTATATCAAATTATTGGTAAAGAACATACTGAAAGACTACTCGAACGCGGTACAATTGAAATTGCACCTTTAGCGTATATGCGTGGACGTACGCTTGATCAAGCGTTCATCATCTTAGATGAGGCGCAGAATACAACGCCACAACAAATGAAAATGTTTCTGACACGGTTAGGATTTGGATCAAAAATGATCGTCAACGGTGACATTTCTCAAATTGATTTACCACGACAAGTAACATCGGGATTACTTATGGCACAAAAAATATTGAGTGATGTTAACCACATTGAATTTATTCAATTTGAAGCGAGCGATGTGGTTAGGCATCCAGTAGTTGGTGCGATTATTAATGCATATGACCAATTTGATCAGCAACAAAATCGACGGCAGCAAAATGTAGTAAAAGATTCGGAGGGCGAATGA
- a CDS encoding GatB/YqeY domain-containing protein has product MALLETLTADMKTAMRAKDKETLSVVRMLKAAVSNEQIKLGHDLTADEELAVLSREMKQRVEELESYKAGERTELALEVEKQIAVVKQYMPAQMSEAEVIATVKETIEQVGATTKADLGKVMGALMPKVKGKADGKLVNATVQSLLK; this is encoded by the coding sequence ATGGCATTATTAGAAACGCTAACCGCTGATATGAAAACTGCAATGCGCGCAAAAGATAAAGAAACTTTATCAGTTGTTCGCATGTTAAAAGCAGCAGTCTCAAATGAACAAATTAAATTAGGACATGATCTAACGGCTGATGAAGAATTGGCTGTGTTATCACGAGAAATGAAACAGCGTGTTGAGGAATTGGAATCATACAAGGCCGGCGAACGGACAGAATTAGCCTTAGAAGTAGAAAAACAAATTGCAGTTGTTAAGCAATATATGCCAGCTCAAATGTCTGAAGCTGAAGTGATTGCAACAGTTAAGGAAACAATTGAACAAGTCGGTGCAACCACAAAAGCGGATTTAGGCAAAGTAATGGGTGCTTTGATGCCTAAGGTTAAAGGCAAGGCTGACGGTAAGCTAGTTAACGCCACCGTTCAATCATTATTGAAATAA
- the rpsU gene encoding 30S ribosomal protein S21, which yields MTKTVVRKNESLDDALRRFKRGVSKDGTLQEYRKREFYIKPSVQRKLKAEAARKRKNKKSR from the coding sequence ATGACTAAGACTGTTGTTCGTAAGAATGAGTCTCTTGATGATGCTCTCCGTCGTTTCAAGCGTGGTGTGTCAAAGGATGGTACTTTGCAAGAATATCGTAAGCGCGAATTCTACATCAAGCCATCTGTACAACGAAAGCTTAAAGCTGAAGCTGCACGTAAGCGTAAGAACAAGAAGAGCCGTTAA